The genomic DNA GGGGTCCCTTCCTCCTCCGCCTTCACCGgatcctcctcttcctccgcctcatccaccgcctcctcctcctcctcctcctcctcctcctccaacgcagcggcggcggcggcggcggcggcggcggcgctggacGGCATGAGCTCTAGCATCGGCGCcgcctccggcggcggcggggccggcGACGAGGAGTCGGAGCCCGGTTGCTGGCTCGCGGCGTACTTGGACATGAGGAGGAGGATGTTGTTGCAGAGGTTCTTCATCTGGCCGAGCTCGCGGGAGAGCCGCGAGTTCTCCCCCCGGAGCCTCTCGTTCTCCTCGTGCAGATCCCCGGCGCCGCCCGATCCCGACGTCGACGGAGCCGACGCAGCCGtcaggggcggcggcgggggcggcggaggcgccCCGGGGGACGAGTTCGACGAGAGCACCTGCTCCTCCCCCGAGATCGTCGGCGATCCCGTGTGGGTCACCGGCACCGCCACCGGtatcgccgccgccaccgtcaCCTGCGCCGCCGAGGGCGCTGCGGCACCCGCCGCCGGCGGGGTGATCTTCCGGCGGTGGATGTCGCAGAGGAGGCGCCGCTCGCCTCGTCTGAAGCAGTCGTTGGCGAATTCCCACCGATCCGGCACGATCTTCCTAAATCCCTGCCAAAAGAAGCCACGCCAAATCCCAATCAGAGGCCAAAACGAGATCGAGATCTACAAGATG from Ananas comosus cultivar F153 unplaced genomic scaffold, ASM154086v1, whole genome shotgun sequence includes the following:
- the LOC109705530 gene encoding heat stress transcription factor B-2b-like, translated to MGGGGGGGAAAMAPPPVGEQAGDTTSAAAAAAGGQRSLPTPFLTKTYQLVDDPAVDDVISWNDDGSTFIVWRPAEFARDLLPKYFKHNNFSSFVRQLNTYGFRKIVPDRWEFANDCFRRGERRLLCDIHRRKITPPAAGAAAPSAAQVTVAAAIPVAVPVTHTGSPTISGEEQVLSSNSSPGAPPPPPPPPLTAASAPSTSGSGGAGDLHEENERLRGENSRLSRELGQMKNLCNNILLLMSKYAASQQPGSDSSSPAPPPPEAAPMLELMPSSAAAAAAAAAAALEEEEEEEEEEAVDEAEEEEDPVKAEEEGTPSPRLFGVSIGIKRSREDDGEDPPPPAMAEVKSEPPDPQEGPGAHQSWPIYRPRAIHHSQRSSATSSNGPDRDGQ